The following are from one region of the Aspergillus luchuensis IFO 4308 DNA, chromosome 4, nearly complete sequence genome:
- a CDS encoding cullin family protein (COG:D;~EggNog:ENOG410PGFA;~InterPro:IPR036317,IPR001373,IPR036388,IPR019559, IPR036390,IPR016159,IPR016158,IPR016157;~PFAM:PF10557,PF00888;~go_component: GO:0031461 - cullin-RING ubiquitin ligase complex [Evidence IEA];~go_function: GO:0031625 - ubiquitin protein ligase binding [Evidence IEA];~go_process: GO:0006511 - ubiquitin-dependent protein catabolic process [Evidence IEA]) codes for MQQNSRGTTEQRSGKRKSIGKRKLSDQEEALQQPQQQQANISEFLSRNHTTPARGHHQQTSPTSKRLRLSPPLSNSVPSAYSRDRSASDRMYNFANAESRPGAPMGQSASGADLPNTTTKPRTFNATSRQNNFTPHTGAKRLVVKNLRTGSRLNQESYFEKIWGQLDAALSAIFGGGKPEISLEELYKGAENVCRQGRAAVLAKRLQDRCREHVSGKLRDKLVAKAADGSNVDTLRAVVEAWSQWQSKLVTVRWIFYYLDQSFLLHSKEFPMIREMGLIQFRQHIFSDAVLQPKILQGACDLVEADRGEEQSVVADSLLLRNTIELFHGLDIYTTGFEPLLISESKKYFSSWAQREATGYLATFAENSHRLIEREVTRCELFSLNRSTKQMLSELLDRALVTEQEDVLLNQPDILGLLRAGNKVALERLYSLLQRKDLGAKLKTAFSGYIIEEGSGIVFDEDKEADMVAHLLEFKQQLDDIWVHSFHRNEELGHTLREAFETFINKGRKSEATGGTDNPKTGEMIAKYVDRLLKGGWKLAPARKAEDMPLADEDAEIDRQLDQVLDLFRFVHGKAVFEAFYKNDLARRLLMGRSASDDAEKSMLARLKTECGSSFTHNLESMFKDMDVARDEMSAYSSIQRERRDRLPVDLNVSVLSASAWPTYPDVQVRIPPEIATAVDDFEKFYNTKYNGRKLNWKHQLAHCQLRARFPKGDKELVVSSFQAIVLLLFNDIPEGGSLGYSQIQEATMLSDQELKRTLQSLACAKYRVLSKKPKGRDVNTTDEFSYNAAFTDPKMRIKINQIQLKETKEENKTTHERVAADRHYETQAAIVRIMKSRKTITHAELVAEVIKATRSRGVLEPADIKKNIEKLIEKDYMEREEGNRYQYVA; via the exons ATGCAGCAGAACTCGAGAGGCACCACCGAGCAGAGGAGCGGTAAGCGCAAGTCTATCGGTAAGAGGAAGCTCTCTGATCAAGAGGAGGCATTGcaacaaccccagcagcagcaagcgaACATTTCGGAATTCCTCTCTCGAAACCATACGACCCCCGCCAGAGGTCATCACCAACAGACGTCCCCAACGAGCAAGCGTCTACGGCTATCGCCACCCTTATCGAACTCTGTCCCTTCGGCTTACTCGCGAGATCGCAGCGCTTCTGACAGGATGTACAATTTCGCAAATGCAGAGTCCAGGCCTGGCGCGCCGATGGGACAGAGTGCGAGCGGGGCCGATCTTCCTAATACTACCACCAAACCTCGCACCTTCAACGCAACGTCGCGCCAAAACAATTTCACTCCCCACACTGGAGCAAAGCGGTTGGTCGTGAAGAATCTCCGCACTGGATCACGGTTGAATCAGGAATCGTATTTCGAGAAGATCTGGGGCCAACTTGATGCAGCGCTGTCGGCGATCTTTGGTGGTGGAAAGCCTGAGATATCGCTCGAGGAGCTTTACAAGGGTGCCGAAAATGTATGTCGCCAGGGTCGAGCTGCAGTTCTAGCCAAACGGCTCCAAGATCGGTGTCGAGAACATGTGTCTGGAAAATTACGCGATAAATTGGTGGCAAAGGCTGCAGATGGGAGCAACGTCGATACATTGCGGGCGGTTGTTGAAGCATGGTCGCAGTGGCAGTCAAAGCTG GTTACCGTGCGCTGGATATTCTACTACCTCGACCAgtcattcctcctccattcCAAAGAATTCCCCATGATACGTGAGATGGGCTTAATTCAATTCCGGCAGCACATATTTTCCGATGCAGTATTACAGCCGAAGATTCTGCAGGGCGCTTGTGACCTTGTTGAGGCGGACCGTGGCGAAGAACAAAGCGTGGTGGCGGACTCGTTATTACTTCGAAATACAATTGAACTTTTCCACGGCCTTGACATCTATACGACTGGCTTTGAACCGCTATTGATATCGGAATCCAAGAAATACTTCTCTTCATGGGCCCAGCGAGAAGCAACAGGGTATTTGGCTACTTTTGCGGAGAACAGCCACCGTTTAATTGAGCGCGAAGTAACTCGATGTGAGCTGTTTTCGCTGAATAGGAGCACCAAGCAGATGTTATCAGAGCTCCTGGATCGAGCCTTGGTaacagagcaagaagatgtTCTGCTCAACCAGCCTGATATACTAGGCCTACTGCGTGCAGGGAACAAGGTTGCCTTAGAAAGGCTTTACTCACTCCTGCAACGGAAGGATCTTGGTGCGAAGCTGAAGACCGCTTTCAGTGGTTATATCATTGAGGAGGGCTCTGGGATCGTCTTCGACGAGGATAAAGAAGCAGACATGGTGGCTCATCTATTAGAGTTCAAGCAGCAACTTGACGATATCTGGGTACATTCTTTCCACCGGAATGAGGAGTTGGGCCATACACTCCGCGAAGCCTTTGAGACGTTCATCaacaagggaagaaagtcgGAAGCTACTGGAGGTACTGACAACCCCAAGACTGGAGAGATGATTGCCAAGTACGTGGACCGGCTCCTCAAGGGCGGGTGGAAGCTCGCACCTGCACGCAAGGCGGAGGACATGCCACTTGCCGATGAAGATGCCGAAATCGACAGGCAACTGGATCAGGTCTTGGACCTGTTCCGTTTTGTCCATGGCAAAGCAGTTTTCGAGGCCTTCTACAAGAATGATCTCGCTCGTCGGTTGCTGATGGGCAGGAGCGCCAGCGACGATGCGGAAAAGAGTATGCTGGCAAGACTCAAGACAG AATGTGGATCAAGCTTCACGCATAATCTGGAGTCGATGTTCAAAGATATGGATGTTGCACGCGATGAAATGTCGGCCTACAGCTCAATACAGCGCGAACGACGGGACCGTCTACCGGTGGATTTGAACGTCAGCGTGCTTTCTGCATCAGCATGGCCAACATATCCCGATGTTCAGGTGCGGATACCGCCAGAAATTGCGACTGCTGTCGACGATTTCGAAAAGTTCTACAATACCAAATACAACGGGCGCAAGCTCAACTGGAAGCACCAATTGGCACATTGTCAGCTACGCGCAAGATTTCCCAAGGGAGACAAAGAACTGGTGGTCAGCTCCTTCCAGGCGATCGTTCTGTTGCTCTTCAACGATATTCCGGAGGGTGGAAGTCTCGGGTATTCACAGATACAGGAGGCGACCATGTTAT CTGATCAAGAATTGAAACGAACGCTGCAATCGCTCGCATGTGCGAAATACCGTGTTCTAAGCAAGAAGCCGAAGGGCCGGGATGTGAATACAACAGACGAGTTTTCATACAACGCGGCATTCACCGACCCGAAGATGCGGATTAAGATCAACCAAATTCAGCTGAAAGAGAcgaaggaagagaacaagaCCACGCACGAGCGGGTGGCTGCCGATCGTCATTATGAGACACAAGCGGCGATTGTGCGAATCATGAAGAGTCGCAAGACGATCACGCACGCAGAACTCGTGGCTGAGGTTATCAAGGCAACCCGAAGTCGCGGAGTGTTAGAGCCAGCGGATATCAAGAAGAATATTGAGAA ATTGATTGAGAAAGACTACATGGAGCGCGAGGAAGGAAACCGGTACCAATATGTGGCCTAG